Proteins encoded within one genomic window of Bradyrhizobium sp. AZCC 1719:
- a CDS encoding ABC transporter permease codes for MLRLIARRLALGVLVALTVMTLAFLLTRLSGDLAVSIAGPQATQADVEIIRKAYGLDRPLHVQFFAWTGRAMVGDFGQSYFFKDSVANLIQKRLPITLTLGLVGLSLALIISLPLGILAALRENTWIDRGVTLFTMVGQAVPSFWLALILMIVLGLQLGILPISGTGTWQHFVMPGIVLAFTAIPALTRLTRSGMIEAMASDYIRTARAKGLSRARIIFKHALRNAAIPVVSIAAVQLGFMLGGSIVIETVFALHGVGYLGWESIAKNDFPVVQAVVLVLAVFYIGLTLLADILNALLDPRLRTG; via the coding sequence ATGTTGCGTCTGATTGCCCGGCGTCTTGCTCTCGGTGTGCTGGTCGCGCTGACCGTCATGACGCTTGCATTCCTGCTGACGCGGCTGTCCGGCGACCTCGCGGTTTCGATCGCGGGTCCGCAGGCGACGCAGGCCGACGTCGAAATCATCCGCAAGGCCTACGGCCTCGACCGCCCGCTCCATGTCCAGTTCTTCGCCTGGACCGGCCGCGCCATGGTCGGCGACTTCGGCCAGAGCTATTTCTTCAAGGACAGCGTGGCGAACCTGATCCAGAAGCGCCTGCCGATCACGCTGACGCTCGGCCTGGTGGGCTTAAGCCTCGCCTTGATTATCTCGCTGCCGCTCGGCATCCTGGCGGCGCTGCGCGAAAACACCTGGATCGACCGCGGCGTCACCCTGTTCACGATGGTCGGGCAAGCCGTGCCGAGCTTCTGGCTGGCGCTGATCCTGATGATCGTGCTCGGCCTGCAGCTCGGCATCCTGCCCATCTCAGGCACCGGCACCTGGCAGCATTTCGTGATGCCCGGCATCGTGCTCGCCTTTACCGCGATCCCGGCGCTGACGCGGCTGACGCGCTCCGGCATGATCGAGGCGATGGCCTCGGATTACATCCGCACCGCGCGCGCCAAAGGCCTGTCGCGGGCGCGCATTATCTTCAAGCACGCGCTGCGCAACGCCGCCATTCCCGTGGTGTCGATCGCCGCGGTCCAACTCGGCTTCATGCTGGGCGGCTCCATTGTTATCGAGACGGTGTTCGCGCTGCATGGCGTCGGCTATCTCGGCTGGGAGAGCATCGCCAAGAACGATTTCCCTGTCGTGCAGGCGGTGGTGCTGGTGCTGGCCGTATTCTATATCGGCCTCACGCTCCTGGCCGACATCCTCAATGCGCTGCTTGATCCGAGGCTGAGGACCGGATGA
- a CDS encoding ATP-binding protein, whose protein sequence is MPTKKSQALLAYLAVPAGRFHAREKLTAMFWGDSSETLARQSFRQALVSIRRLTGGEPLLMARNGAIALDPEAVVVDVALLEAALADQTTDGLERIAELCRGEFLAGLNLDEPEFDEWRSFERDRLNTLAIEVMAALVDRQASAAPEAAIQTARRLLAIDPSQERMQRTLMRLLLAQGQRAAALKQYQQCVDWFERELGVEPEEETQQVYRDILRSAGPGPDRQRRPASLSPRVVNARANEVQMVGREFELGHLNVALTNMLDTGGRVVLLRGEAGIGKSRLLREFVGNVPSGVRVLIGRCHETEQILPLHAWIDALRESGTVLDAAVRDRLGAAANAQLVRVFPELRQSASQPVTAPEQYSLLFDALAQLLVELASGQPTVFILEDLHWCDGLSARFLAFFGRRIDRLPILVVGSMRPEELIDVPVLAQSLKELRSDGRLDEVPLGALSRADAATLVQALLPAGRRGPQSAKAAQDIWVASEGNPFIIVESVRSLDHERPAIRQGEPSLIREFVTARLERLPELPRRLVPVAAAIGRDFTFSLLARAGKVAEVDAAIAVEQLVRRHILTTEGERVDFCHDWIRRVAYEQLMPQQRRWLHAAVGEAIEELHRGDSEEIADQLGHHYVQAGDARRAIPSLIQFADLAGRRYALDDALRAFQQAADVAELLPASERDHQKLDLALRQTFVLSMLGRQREIWEILQTHAEHVGRVVDPLLTSEYHFRVGLTCFYLGRYAEGKEASERALSEAERAGNSDAIGKALHALSLIAYETGHPQDGTAHASRAISLLETTREPQWLGLVYHDLALNSVVAGDLATALDAARQEQVIGRAIGWPRIVALAGSVIAWALALRGDHEAAIEAAEQSLQLSRDPMVSNLVRGSMGLAYVEKGDAKTAIKILSEVVVQLRRSPVRSGEVRSLAFLSEAQLLAGDLDLARETALRALELDQSDGFTFSSGLALRALGRIDIAQNNFGEAEARLLRALAAFERCGAAFETARTRADLAALFARKPDRRAARAHLAAALVGFRKARAPRRIAEARRMPSTQFERPESRP, encoded by the coding sequence TTGCCGACGAAAAAATCACAGGCCCTGCTCGCTTACCTTGCCGTTCCGGCCGGTCGCTTTCATGCGCGTGAAAAGCTTACCGCGATGTTCTGGGGCGATAGCTCGGAAACCCTGGCCCGGCAGAGTTTCCGGCAGGCCCTGGTCAGCATCCGCCGGTTGACCGGTGGCGAGCCGCTGCTGATGGCACGAAATGGCGCGATTGCGCTCGACCCCGAGGCCGTGGTGGTGGACGTCGCGCTCCTGGAAGCGGCGCTTGCCGACCAGACGACGGACGGGTTGGAGCGGATCGCAGAACTATGCAGGGGCGAGTTCCTGGCGGGCCTCAATCTGGACGAGCCCGAATTCGATGAATGGCGCAGTTTTGAGCGCGACCGGCTGAATACTCTTGCGATCGAGGTGATGGCAGCTCTGGTCGACCGGCAGGCATCCGCAGCGCCTGAAGCAGCTATTCAAACCGCCCGTCGCTTGCTTGCCATCGATCCGTCGCAGGAGCGGATGCAGCGCACCTTGATGCGACTGTTGCTGGCGCAGGGGCAGCGCGCGGCGGCGCTGAAGCAATATCAGCAATGCGTCGATTGGTTCGAGCGCGAGCTCGGCGTCGAGCCCGAGGAAGAGACCCAGCAGGTCTACCGCGACATTCTGCGCAGCGCCGGGCCCGGTCCCGACCGTCAGCGGCGACCTGCTTCGCTTTCGCCGCGAGTCGTCAACGCGCGGGCCAACGAAGTCCAGATGGTCGGCCGCGAGTTCGAGCTGGGCCATCTCAACGTCGCCTTGACCAACATGCTCGATACCGGCGGCCGCGTCGTGTTGTTGCGCGGCGAGGCGGGCATCGGCAAAAGCCGGCTGCTGCGCGAATTCGTCGGCAACGTTCCATCGGGCGTCCGCGTCCTGATTGGACGCTGCCATGAGACCGAGCAGATCCTCCCGCTGCATGCCTGGATCGATGCGTTGCGCGAAAGCGGCACCGTGCTCGATGCCGCGGTCCGCGACCGCCTCGGCGCCGCGGCCAATGCCCAGCTCGTCCGCGTCTTTCCCGAGCTGCGGCAGTCCGCAAGCCAGCCGGTCACCGCGCCGGAGCAATATTCCTTGCTGTTCGACGCGCTTGCCCAGCTCCTCGTGGAGCTGGCGTCGGGGCAGCCGACCGTTTTCATTCTCGAGGACCTGCACTGGTGCGATGGCCTGAGCGCGCGCTTCCTCGCGTTTTTTGGCCGGCGCATCGATCGCCTGCCGATCCTCGTCGTGGGCAGCATGCGGCCCGAGGAGCTGATCGATGTGCCGGTGCTGGCGCAATCGCTCAAGGAGCTTCGGAGCGACGGACGACTGGACGAAGTCCCGCTGGGCGCGCTCTCTCGAGCCGACGCCGCGACCCTGGTCCAGGCACTGTTGCCGGCCGGCCGCCGCGGCCCGCAATCTGCAAAAGCCGCGCAGGACATCTGGGTGGCGAGCGAGGGCAACCCGTTCATCATCGTCGAATCCGTGCGGTCGCTGGACCATGAGCGCCCTGCCATACGGCAAGGCGAGCCGAGCCTGATACGCGAGTTCGTGACGGCCCGCCTGGAACGCCTGCCCGAATTGCCGAGGCGCCTGGTGCCGGTGGCAGCGGCGATCGGCCGCGACTTTACCTTCTCGCTGCTGGCCCGCGCCGGAAAGGTCGCTGAGGTGGACGCGGCGATCGCCGTCGAGCAATTGGTGCGTCGCCACATCTTGACCACCGAGGGCGAGCGGGTTGACTTCTGTCACGACTGGATACGCCGCGTCGCCTACGAGCAGCTGATGCCCCAACAGCGCCGTTGGCTGCATGCGGCTGTGGGCGAGGCCATCGAGGAGCTGCACCGCGGCGATAGCGAGGAGATCGCCGATCAGCTCGGCCATCATTATGTGCAGGCCGGCGATGCGCGCCGCGCCATACCCAGCCTGATCCAGTTCGCCGACCTGGCAGGCCGGCGCTATGCCCTCGATGACGCCTTGCGAGCGTTTCAGCAGGCGGCAGATGTGGCCGAATTGCTGCCGGCATCGGAGCGCGACCATCAAAAGCTCGACCTGGCCCTGCGCCAGACCTTCGTGCTCTCCATGCTCGGCCGCCAGCGCGAGATCTGGGAAATTTTGCAGACCCATGCGGAGCATGTCGGGCGGGTGGTCGATCCGCTTCTGACATCGGAATATCATTTCCGCGTCGGGCTGACCTGCTTCTATCTGGGCCGCTATGCGGAAGGAAAGGAGGCCAGCGAACGGGCGCTCAGCGAGGCGGAGCGCGCCGGCAATTCGGACGCGATCGGCAAGGCGTTGCACGCGCTGTCTCTGATCGCCTACGAAACCGGTCATCCCCAGGACGGCACCGCCCATGCGAGCAGGGCGATTTCGCTGTTGGAGACGACCCGCGAACCGCAGTGGCTTGGGCTGGTCTACCATGACCTCGCGCTCAACAGCGTGGTCGCGGGTGACCTCGCGACCGCGCTTGATGCGGCCAGGCAGGAACAGGTCATCGGCCGTGCCATCGGCTGGCCGCGGATTGTCGCACTAGCGGGTTCGGTGATCGCCTGGGCGCTGGCCTTGCGCGGCGACCACGAGGCCGCGATCGAAGCGGCGGAGCAGAGCCTCCAGCTTTCGCGCGATCCGATGGTCTCAAACCTCGTCAGGGGATCGATGGGCCTTGCCTACGTGGAGAAGGGCGATGCGAAGACCGCGATCAAGATCCTCAGCGAGGTTGTGGTTCAGCTCCGCAGGAGCCCGGTTCGCAGCGGCGAGGTCCGTTCTCTCGCCTTCCTGAGCGAAGCCCAGCTTCTTGCCGGCGATCTCGACCTCGCCCGCGAGACGGCATTGCGGGCGCTGGAACTGGACCAGTCCGACGGATTCACCTTCAGCTCCGGTCTGGCGCTGCGGGCGCTCGGGCGCATCGATATCGCCCAGAACAATTTTGGCGAAGCCGAGGCGCGACTTTTGCGCGCCCTGGCGGCATTCGAACGCTGCGGCGCCGCGTTCGAGACCGCCAGAACCCGGGCCGACCTCGCCGCACTGTTCGCGCGCAAACCCGATAGAAGAGCCGCACGCGCCCATCTTGCAGCGGCGCTGGTCGGCTTCAGAAAGGCACGCGCACCGCGAAGGATCGCGGAAGCCCGCCGCATGCCTTCGACCCAGTTCGAACGGCCTGAATCTCGCCCATAA
- a CDS encoding ABC transporter permease yields MSEPIAIQAPQPSSIGSSRIGTAGLAIGIAIVAIVVAAALVGNVLVPQDPFTQDLGNRLKPPFWMEGSQAEHLLGTDQLGRDYLARLVYGARISLLIGIMTVITSGLIGITLGVLGGFFGGRVDDFVLFAITTRLSIPVVLVALAVVGLMGSGLGLVVATLGLLLWDRFAVVARATTMQVRNHDYVSAAWCAGASMPHILIKEILPNIASHLAVVATLEMALAILLEAALSFLGLGVPPPLPSWGLMIAEGKDYMFFSPWVIMIPGVALAVLVLGINLVGDGLRNLLGAERLR; encoded by the coding sequence ATGAGCGAACCGATTGCCATTCAGGCGCCGCAGCCTTCGAGCATAGGTAGCTCGCGCATCGGCACCGCCGGCCTTGCGATCGGGATTGCCATCGTTGCGATCGTCGTCGCGGCGGCGCTCGTCGGTAACGTGCTGGTGCCGCAGGATCCGTTCACCCAGGACCTCGGCAATCGCCTCAAGCCGCCGTTCTGGATGGAGGGCAGCCAGGCTGAGCACCTGCTCGGCACCGACCAACTCGGCCGGGACTATCTCGCCCGGCTGGTCTATGGCGCGCGCATTTCGCTCCTGATCGGCATCATGACGGTGATCACGTCGGGGCTGATCGGCATCACGCTCGGCGTGCTCGGCGGGTTTTTCGGCGGCCGCGTCGACGATTTCGTGCTGTTCGCCATCACGACGCGATTGTCGATCCCTGTCGTGCTGGTCGCGCTTGCGGTGGTCGGGCTGATGGGATCGGGCCTCGGGCTCGTCGTCGCCACCCTCGGGCTGTTGTTATGGGACCGCTTCGCGGTCGTCGCGCGCGCGACCACCATGCAGGTTCGCAACCACGACTATGTCAGCGCGGCCTGGTGCGCCGGCGCCTCGATGCCGCACATCCTGATCAAGGAGATTTTGCCGAACATCGCGAGCCACCTTGCCGTGGTGGCAACGCTGGAGATGGCGCTGGCCATCCTGCTCGAGGCTGCCCTGTCGTTCCTGGGGCTGGGCGTGCCGCCGCCGCTGCCGTCATGGGGGCTGATGATCGCCGAGGGCAAGGACTACATGTTCTTTTCACCCTGGGTGATCATGATCCCCGGCGTAGCCCTGGCGGTTCTGGTGCTCGGCATCAATCTGGTCGGCGACGGACTGCGCAATCTGCTCGGCGCGGAGCGGCTGCGATGA
- a CDS encoding HlyD family type I secretion periplasmic adaptor subunit, which produces MTAINDGFAPMRDRARYARPSRPALLGAGVVAAFLAAMTMWGTLAPISGAAIANGNLQVEGRRQSVQHPYGGVVRQLTVRDGARVEKGQLLIRLDDSDPRAKLDVLTADRDAALAARARLVAERDRKDAPEFDEHLRARSELSAARQAMANETAMMAARKHQFAAETAVLRGKIKELEAQIAGTQAQLAGTEKQRELLTDEMNGAQHLFAQGYTPKTRILALQREDARLKADIGAQQASIAGMQQQIAQNDLEIARVERARMSEITDQLRGTENKLAELTPKIDAATDVMVRTRITAPATGSVVGLDVFTEGGVIQPGARLMDIVPTDNPLIAAAKLKLSDINDVAVGHRAEVQLTGINYIERPRLYGTVHTVSADRLTDDKSGQGYYAVEVALDPDDVKKSRIDLQAGMPAEVIVPTRPRTLFEYLLGPLRDEITRAFRER; this is translated from the coding sequence ATGACGGCGATCAACGACGGCTTCGCCCCGATGCGCGACCGTGCGCGCTACGCACGCCCCTCGCGGCCGGCGCTGCTAGGTGCCGGCGTGGTGGCGGCGTTCCTTGCCGCGATGACGATGTGGGGAACGCTCGCGCCGATCTCCGGCGCAGCCATCGCCAACGGCAACCTCCAGGTCGAGGGGCGGCGGCAGAGCGTGCAGCACCCCTATGGCGGCGTCGTGCGCCAACTCACCGTGCGCGACGGCGCGCGCGTCGAAAAAGGTCAGCTCCTGATCCGGCTCGACGACAGCGACCCGCGCGCCAAGCTCGATGTGCTCACGGCCGATCGCGACGCTGCGCTCGCCGCGCGCGCACGGCTGGTCGCCGAACGCGACCGAAAAGATGCGCCGGAATTCGACGAACATCTCCGCGCGCGCAGCGAACTATCCGCGGCCCGCCAGGCCATGGCCAACGAGACCGCGATGATGGCGGCGCGAAAACACCAGTTCGCCGCCGAGACGGCTGTGCTGCGCGGCAAGATCAAGGAGCTCGAAGCGCAGATCGCGGGCACGCAGGCGCAGCTTGCCGGCACCGAGAAACAGCGGGAACTGCTGACCGACGAGATGAACGGCGCGCAGCATCTGTTCGCGCAGGGTTATACGCCAAAGACCCGCATCCTTGCTTTGCAGCGCGAGGACGCCCGGCTGAAGGCCGATATCGGCGCGCAGCAGGCCAGCATCGCCGGCATGCAGCAGCAGATCGCGCAGAACGACCTCGAGATCGCCAGAGTGGAACGCGCGCGGATGAGCGAGATCACCGACCAGTTGCGCGGGACCGAAAACAAGCTCGCGGAACTGACGCCCAAGATCGACGCCGCCACGGACGTGATGGTCCGCACGCGGATTACGGCGCCGGCGACCGGCTCGGTGGTCGGCCTCGACGTCTTTACCGAGGGCGGCGTGATCCAGCCCGGCGCGCGGCTGATGGACATCGTGCCCACCGACAATCCGCTGATCGCCGCCGCAAAACTGAAGCTCTCCGATATCAACGACGTCGCCGTCGGCCACCGCGCCGAGGTGCAACTCACCGGCATCAACTATATCGAGCGCCCCCGGCTCTACGGCACCGTGCACACGGTTTCCGCCGACCGCCTGACCGATGACAAATCCGGGCAAGGCTATTACGCCGTCGAGGTTGCGCTCGATCCCGACGACGTCAAGAAGTCGCGCATCGACCTGCAGGCCGGCATGCCGGCCGAGGTGATCGTGCCGACGCGTCCGCGCACCCTGTTCGAATATCTGCTCGGACCGCTGCGCGACGAGATCACCCGCGCGTTTCGCGAGCGCTGA
- a CDS encoding type I secretion system permease/ATPase: protein MPAGTLTTLDDSVAPARRIDDVRQALVALWPQFLWAGLFSSAINLLYLSSPLYLMQVYNRVLLNENVSTLVLLTLILAIALLTMAALDAVRSYILIRCGIRLDMELSARVFEALVVRSAQRGASRGAQQLRNLDQFRTFVTGPGIYFAFDLPWIPIYLMLLFFIHPLLGIVATIGAVLLLGLAGLNEVMTREPMKEAEAAGNQSYVFTENILRHADVIRAMGMQPAVERNWQSQRSSMLVQQALASDKNAVMTSSIRFFRLLLQSLMLGTGAWLAIDHAITPATIFAASIVMGRALVPVEQAVGTWKQFIGAREAYAEVRELLGEIDLTPPHTIVPRARNTIEVRELRCLLPARKEPVIRDLTFELGGGQALGIVGPSGSGKSTLARLLVGAILPADGRLRFGGLDYSHWDPLEFGRHVGYLPQDVGLFAGTVRENIARFGDASTDEIIDAAKRAGIHEMVLDLPKQYDTRLGPGGVGLSGGQRQRLALARALLGRPPLLVLDEPNANLDAPGEEALKVALLQAKSEGATIIVITHRTTILDIVDVMMVLRGGMLDMLGPPGEVYHALQQAAAGRAS, encoded by the coding sequence ATGCCGGCAGGCACGCTGACCACCCTTGACGACTCCGTCGCGCCGGCGCGACGGATCGATGACGTTCGCCAGGCGCTGGTCGCGTTATGGCCGCAATTCCTCTGGGCCGGGCTGTTCTCCAGCGCCATCAACCTGCTCTATCTGAGTTCGCCGCTCTATTTGATGCAGGTCTATAACCGGGTGCTGCTCAACGAGAACGTCTCCACGCTCGTCCTCCTCACCCTGATCCTGGCGATCGCGCTGCTCACCATGGCGGCGCTGGACGCGGTACGCTCGTACATCCTGATCCGCTGCGGAATCCGCCTCGACATGGAATTGTCCGCGCGCGTGTTCGAGGCGCTGGTGGTGCGCTCGGCGCAACGCGGCGCCTCGCGCGGCGCGCAGCAATTGCGCAATCTCGACCAGTTCCGCACCTTCGTGACCGGCCCGGGCATCTACTTCGCGTTCGACCTGCCGTGGATCCCGATCTATCTGATGCTGCTGTTCTTCATCCATCCGCTGCTTGGCATCGTCGCGACCATCGGCGCGGTTCTCCTGCTTGGCCTCGCCGGTCTCAACGAGGTGATGACCCGCGAGCCGATGAAGGAAGCGGAGGCCGCCGGCAACCAGTCCTATGTGTTCACCGAAAACATCCTGCGCCACGCCGACGTGATCCGCGCGATGGGCATGCAGCCGGCGGTGGAGCGCAACTGGCAGAGCCAGCGCTCGTCGATGCTGGTGCAGCAGGCGCTTGCCAGCGACAAGAACGCGGTGATGACCTCTTCCATCCGCTTCTTCCGCTTGCTCTTGCAATCGCTGATGCTCGGCACCGGTGCCTGGCTTGCCATCGACCACGCCATCACGCCGGCAACCATCTTCGCCGCCAGCATCGTGATGGGCCGGGCGCTGGTCCCGGTGGAACAGGCGGTCGGCACCTGGAAGCAGTTCATCGGCGCGCGCGAGGCCTATGCGGAAGTGCGCGAGCTGCTCGGCGAGATCGACCTGACGCCGCCGCACACCATCGTGCCACGGGCGCGCAACACTATCGAGGTGCGCGAACTGCGCTGCCTGCTGCCGGCGCGCAAGGAGCCTGTCATCAGGGACCTGACCTTCGAGCTTGGCGGCGGCCAGGCGCTCGGCATCGTCGGCCCGAGCGGCTCCGGCAAGAGCACGCTGGCTCGCCTTCTCGTCGGCGCCATCCTACCTGCCGATGGACGGCTGCGCTTCGGCGGGCTCGACTACAGCCACTGGGACCCGCTCGAATTCGGCCGCCATGTCGGCTATTTGCCGCAGGACGTCGGCCTGTTCGCCGGCACCGTGCGCGAGAACATTGCCCGCTTCGGCGATGCTTCGACGGACGAGATCATCGACGCCGCCAAGCGCGCCGGCATTCATGAGATGGTGCTCGACCTGCCGAAGCAATACGACACCCGACTGGGTCCCGGCGGCGTCGGCCTGTCCGGCGGACAGCGCCAGCGGCTGGCGCTGGCGCGGGCGCTGCTCGGCCGCCCGCCGCTGCTCGTGCTCGACGAGCCCAATGCCAATCTCGACGCTCCCGGCGAAGAGGCGCTGAAGGTGGCGCTGCTGCAGGCCAAGAGCGAAGGCGCCACCATCATCGTGATCACCCACCGCACCACCATTCTCGACATCGTCGACGTCATGATGGTGCTGCGGGGCGGCATGCTCGATATGCTGGGTCCCCCGGGCGAGGTCTACCACGCGCTCCAGCAGGCCGCCGCGGGGCGCGCGTCATGA
- a CDS encoding NAD(P)/FAD-dependent oxidoreductase, with protein MTEDKADVVVLGAGIVGVSTAFAAQQRGMSVVLVDRLEPGSETSYGNAGIISSGSITPLNNPSLWTSLPKYLTNRHAALRWNPLWAVKNAGWVARFLAGSAASRLEPRAAALHGLIDASVKLHRQWIVQAGAAHRIRETGWLRAWRSDAVLAAKREQAMLAEYGIASEWLDRQAISALEPDIVPVYQVGLLHTQTASVDSPGEVVKAYARMFANAGGRVRQAEIKAIIPDGNGWRVVLADGEISARHVVAALGPWSADMLQPLGYRVPLAYERGYHREFKPNPARSLRRPIYDIDGGFIMTPMERGIRVTSGVELTDRDAPSSFDQLDQVVPLAREVVEFGDAVGEPWRGSRPTLPDSLPMIGPAPRHAGLWLAFGNQHIGFTTGPATGAAIAAMIDSAPPPYDVKQFAPNRYI; from the coding sequence ATGACGGAAGATAAAGCGGATGTCGTGGTGCTCGGCGCGGGCATCGTCGGGGTATCGACGGCGTTTGCCGCGCAGCAGCGCGGGATGTCGGTCGTACTCGTCGATCGGCTCGAGCCGGGCAGCGAGACCTCATACGGCAATGCCGGCATCATCAGCAGCGGCTCGATCACGCCGCTCAACAATCCATCGCTGTGGACGTCGCTGCCGAAATACCTGACCAACCGCCACGCGGCATTGCGTTGGAATCCGCTTTGGGCGGTGAAGAACGCGGGCTGGGTCGCGCGCTTTCTGGCCGGTTCGGCCGCGTCGCGACTTGAGCCGCGCGCGGCCGCGTTGCACGGGTTGATCGATGCATCGGTGAAATTGCATCGACAATGGATCGTGCAAGCGGGCGCGGCACATCGCATTCGCGAGACCGGCTGGCTCAGGGCGTGGCGCAGCGATGCGGTTCTCGCGGCGAAGCGGGAGCAGGCCATGCTGGCCGAATACGGCATCGCCAGCGAATGGCTCGACCGCCAGGCCATCTCCGCGCTCGAGCCGGATATTGTGCCCGTTTATCAAGTGGGCCTGCTGCACACCCAGACCGCCTCGGTCGACTCGCCAGGCGAGGTGGTCAAGGCCTATGCGCGGATGTTCGCGAACGCCGGCGGCCGGGTGAGGCAGGCGGAGATCAAGGCGATCATACCCGACGGCAATGGCTGGCGCGTGGTGCTGGCCGATGGCGAGATTTCGGCGCGGCATGTGGTGGCCGCGCTGGGACCCTGGTCTGCGGATATGTTGCAGCCGCTCGGCTATCGCGTGCCGCTGGCCTATGAACGCGGCTATCATCGCGAATTCAAACCGAACCCGGCGCGTTCGTTGCGGCGTCCGATCTACGACATCGACGGCGGCTTCATCATGACGCCGATGGAGCGGGGCATCCGCGTCACCTCGGGCGTCGAACTGACCGATCGCGATGCGCCGTCCTCGTTCGACCAACTCGATCAGGTGGTCCCGCTCGCGCGCGAAGTGGTGGAGTTCGGCGATGCCGTCGGCGAACCCTGGCGGGGTTCGCGGCCGACGCTGCCCGATAGCCTGCCGATGATCGGACCGGCGCCGCGGCATGCTGGGCTGTGGCTGGCCTTCGGCAATCAGCACATCGGCTTCACGACCGGGCCGGCGACCGGCGCCGCCATCGCCGCCATGATCGACAGCGCGCCGCCGCCGTATGACGTTAAGCAGTTCGCTCCGAACCGCTACATTTGA
- a CDS encoding LysR family transcriptional regulator: protein MRFEGLDLNLLIALDAILEERSVMGASRRLHLSQPAMSAAVGRLRQYFNDEIFTISQRKLVPTPLAQSLERPTRDILLRIRANLISPPKFDPASSERRFRLVVSDYASIVLMHAVMKRVYRAAPRVCLEILPFGDRVDDQLQRGEVDFVVIPDTNLIDGHPSQHLFADEFCCVAWRGSRQIGRSISLGRYLQLGHITAQLGPIHGLSFDERALVQLGYKRRIEVIAPNFTAMAAMVIGTDRIATMHHRLAVIFARNFPLKLLRAPVRIPAFREALQWPASFHLDPALVWLREIITDVAAEVDRTPATQMKVG, encoded by the coding sequence ATGCGGTTCGAAGGCCTGGATCTCAATCTCCTGATCGCGCTTGATGCGATCCTCGAAGAACGCAGCGTCATGGGAGCCAGTCGACGTCTTCATCTCAGCCAGCCGGCGATGAGCGCCGCTGTCGGCAGATTGCGTCAGTATTTCAACGACGAGATTTTCACGATTTCACAGCGAAAGCTGGTGCCGACGCCGCTGGCGCAATCGCTGGAAAGACCCACGCGGGACATATTGCTGCGAATCCGGGCCAATCTGATCTCGCCGCCGAAATTCGACCCGGCGAGTTCTGAGCGGCGTTTCCGGCTGGTCGTTTCCGATTATGCGAGCATCGTATTGATGCACGCCGTCATGAAGCGGGTCTATCGTGCCGCACCGCGGGTTTGCCTTGAAATTCTTCCGTTCGGTGATCGTGTCGATGACCAGCTTCAGCGAGGGGAAGTCGATTTCGTCGTGATCCCCGATACAAATCTCATTGATGGTCATCCGAGCCAGCATTTGTTCGCGGACGAATTCTGTTGCGTCGCCTGGCGCGGAAGCCGCCAGATCGGGCGCTCGATCTCGCTTGGCCGCTATCTTCAACTTGGACATATAACTGCTCAGCTCGGGCCCATTCATGGGCTATCGTTCGATGAACGCGCCCTCGTGCAGTTAGGCTATAAACGCCGCATCGAGGTTATTGCCCCGAACTTCACCGCGATGGCTGCCATGGTGATCGGAACGGACCGCATCGCGACCATGCATCATCGCCTTGCTGTAATTTTCGCGCGAAACTTTCCGCTGAAGCTGCTGCGTGCGCCGGTCCGCATCCCCGCATTTCGGGAAGCTCTACAGTGGCCAGCGTCCTTTCACCTGGATCCCGCCCTTGTCTGGTTGCGCGAGATCATTACCGACGTTGCTGCCGAGGTTGACCGGACTCCAGCCACGCAAATGAAGGTTGGGTAG